The sequence CCGACGCCGCCTTCATCTGCCGCCGCGGGCCCCCGCGCTGCGACCGCTTCGCCCGCCGCCTCGCGGTCGGCGTTTTCCTGCACAGCgaccgcggccgcggccgcggccgccccCGCCGCGAGGGATTCGTGCCCTTCACCAAGCCCGACCTCTCGATCGCCGACGGCGGAGTGCCGGGCTCGTCGTCGCGCGTCGTCGCGTCCCGCAACGGCCGCGTCGTGATGGACCTCCGCCGCGCCAAGAGCGCCTGCGTGCTGAGGCTGTGCGTGTGCGACCCCATGACCGGCGACGCCCACCTGCTCCCGCCCCTGAGCGGCAAGGACCGCCCGGGGCCGTACGCGTGCGCCCTGCTCACCGCCGACGACGGGCTCCACCTGTACGACGCATGCTCGGCCGGCACGGCCACGTCGACGTCCCCGTCCTCGTACCGCGTGCTCCTCCTCTACAACCACCGCAGCTACACGGCGCTCCGGCGCTACTCCTCGGACGACGGAAGCTGGGGGCCGGAGGTGGAGGTGACCGGCGCCCGGATCGCGAGGGGGCGGCAGCTGGGCGTCAGGGCGCACGCGACGCTGGTGCGGGGCGGCGCGGTCTGCTGGTACGGGCTCGGCATCGCCGTCAACCCCGCCACGCTGCACACGTCCAGCTTTGGCTACACCGTGCAGGCCTTCGAGTCGCCGCCGCGACGCGCCAAGGCCTCCCTCGGCGAGGTGGACCGGCTGCTGGGGCTGATGCCGGACGGGAGGCTGTGCGTGCTGGAATGCAAGGCCGACGCGGTGCGCGCCTACGTGGTCGTCTACGCCGACGTGGTGAGGAACGGCGGCGTGTCGGGGAGGAAGGAGTGGCGGTGGACGCTGAACGCGGAGCTGATGGGCCTGCAGGTGGTGAGGCTGCGGTGGTTCTGCGAGAAGAGCGGCGTGGCGCTCTTCACGGCGAGGAACAGGGGCGGCAAGACGCAGGTGTACGCCGTGGACGTGGAGACGATGCAGGTGGGCAGGGTGGACTGGTCGGGGGACGACGACCGCGACGGCGACGGGGACATGGAGGTGTGTGGGTACGAGATGGACCGGGTGGCCATGCTCGCCGAGCTCGACCGCTCCGCTGAGCTCCATCCTGCTCCTCGGCAGCTCTGATTCAACAttctt comes from Triticum aestivum cultivar Chinese Spring chromosome 5B, IWGSC CS RefSeq v2.1, whole genome shotgun sequence and encodes:
- the LOC123117589 gene encoding uncharacterized protein — translated: MPPSRPPRRRCGRRRRSTTAAGTDPSAGGSRGWLAARRRPFKRHGPEHGDQALPLGDETLLLVFSALSDAGDLVRCAAACRRWRRLVSSDAAFICRRGPPRCDRFARRLAVGVFLHSDRGRGRGRPRREGFVPFTKPDLSIADGGVPGSSSRVVASRNGRVVMDLRRAKSACVLRLCVCDPMTGDAHLLPPLSGKDRPGPYACALLTADDGLHLYDACSAGTATSTSPSSYRVLLLYNHRSYTALRRYSSDDGSWGPEVEVTGARIARGRQLGVRAHATLVRGGAVCWYGLGIAVNPATLHTSSFGYTVQAFESPPRRAKASLGEVDRLLGLMPDGRLCVLECKADAVRAYVVVYADVVVRLRWFCEKSGVALFTARNRGGKTQVYAVDVETMQVGRVDWSGDDDRDGDGDMEVCGYEMDRVAMLAELDRSAELHPAPRQL